From Paenibacillus physcomitrellae, the proteins below share one genomic window:
- the gmk gene encoding guanylate kinase, translating into MSKGLLIVLSGPSGVGKGTVCKELRQRMPELVYSVSATTRQPRVGEEHGVNYFFKTHEQFQEMIANDQLLEHARYVDNYYGTPRDFVEQTINSGKDIILEIEVQGALKVKEKFPEGVFVFLLPPSMEELKDRIVGRGTENQATIDHRLSVAVDEMGLLEYYDYAVVNDQIDLACKRIESIIVAEHCKVHK; encoded by the coding sequence ATGTCTAAAGGGTTATTAATTGTATTATCCGGTCCGTCCGGTGTAGGGAAAGGCACGGTGTGCAAAGAGCTGCGTCAGCGCATGCCGGAGCTCGTATACTCCGTTTCGGCTACGACACGCCAGCCGCGAGTGGGCGAGGAGCATGGCGTGAATTATTTTTTCAAAACGCATGAGCAATTTCAGGAAATGATCGCTAACGACCAGCTGTTGGAGCATGCTCGTTATGTCGATAACTATTATGGCACTCCGCGGGATTTCGTGGAGCAGACGATCAACAGCGGCAAGGACATCATTCTTGAAATTGAAGTGCAGGGCGCGCTCAAGGTCAAAGAGAAATTTCCGGAAGGCGTATTCGTGTTCCTGCTGCCTCCTTCGATGGAGGAATTGAAGGACCGGATCGTAGGCCGCGGAACGGAGAATCAGGCGACGATCGACCACCGCTTGTCAGTGGCAGTTGATGAAATGGGTCTGCTTGAGTATTATGATTATGCTGTAGTTAATGATCAAATCGATCTGGCATGCAAACGAATAGAAAGCATCATTGTCGCCGAACATTGTAAAGTGCATAAATAA
- the remA gene encoding extracellular matrix/biofilm regulator RemA: protein MAIKLINIGFGNIVSANRIISIVSPESAPIKRIIQEARDRHMLIDATYGRRTRAVIITDSDHVILSAVQPETVAHRLSTKDDDNDE from the coding sequence ATGGCAATCAAACTTATTAATATTGGCTTCGGCAATATCGTGTCAGCCAATCGTATCATTTCCATCGTAAGTCCCGAATCGGCGCCGATTAAACGGATCATTCAGGAAGCCAGAGACCGGCATATGCTGATTGATGCTACATACGGCCGCAGAACGCGGGCGGTAATTATTACGGACAGCGATCATGTGATTTTGTCGGCTGTCCAGCCGGAAACGGTGGCGCATCGTTTATCTACCAAAGACGATGACAATGATGAGTAA
- a CDS encoding YicC/YloC family endoribonuclease: MSFSMTGFGQSVLRLGGYVIQCEVKSVNHRYCEIVVRVPREWTCYEDGLRRLVQSRVKRGRIDVYISKEREDESSASQKLNLSAARDYVQSAKELMEAFGLEGMPTAAQLLTMPGVMMPADQAEDHNTGSQEEWEAVLRQVLGQALDGLSAMRLKEGNHLAEDLSQRFSRLGMLHAELLKLAPDAVDEYRVRLRNRLADLLEGSFDEQRFNMEVAVFADKSNIDEELTRLSSHLAQCQGLLSGSEPAGRKLDFLIQEMNREVNTIGSKANHLAIVNLVVEMKAELEKIREQAANLE, translated from the coding sequence ATGTCATTTAGTATGACCGGATTCGGTCAATCCGTTCTGCGTTTAGGCGGTTATGTAATCCAATGTGAAGTCAAATCTGTCAACCACCGGTACTGCGAGATTGTGGTTCGCGTGCCGAGAGAGTGGACATGTTATGAAGACGGATTGCGGCGGCTGGTGCAGAGCCGGGTTAAACGGGGACGAATTGATGTTTATATTAGCAAGGAAAGGGAAGATGAGAGCTCTGCATCCCAGAAGCTCAATCTTTCTGCGGCCCGGGATTATGTGCAATCCGCGAAAGAATTAATGGAAGCCTTCGGACTAGAGGGCATGCCGACGGCTGCCCAGCTTTTGACGATGCCAGGCGTTATGATGCCGGCCGACCAGGCCGAGGATCATAACACCGGCAGTCAAGAGGAGTGGGAAGCCGTTCTTCGTCAGGTGCTTGGACAAGCGCTGGATGGGCTTTCCGCTATGCGTCTCAAGGAAGGAAATCATCTGGCGGAGGATTTATCGCAGCGGTTCAGCCGGCTGGGAATGCTGCATGCGGAGCTGCTTAAGCTGGCTCCCGATGCAGTAGACGAGTACCGGGTCCGGCTTAGAAACCGGCTTGCCGACTTGTTGGAGGGCTCTTTCGATGAGCAGAGATTCAACATGGAGGTAGCGGTGTTTGCCGATAAATCCAATATTGACGAAGAACTGACAAGGCTGAGCAGCCATTTGGCCCAGTGCCAGGGACTGCTGTCCGGGAGCGAGCCTGCCGGAAGAAAGCTTGATTTCCTGATCCAGGAAATGAACCGGGAAGTGAATACGATTGGTTCCAAAGCCAATCATCTCGCAATCGTTAACCTTGTCGTAGAGATGAAAGCCGAACTTGAGAAGATCCGCGAACAAGCGGCGAATCTGGAGTAG
- a CDS encoding bifunctional homocysteine S-methyltransferase/methylenetetrahydrofolate reductase produces MTDLRKALESKVLIGDGAMGTYLSQLGHPVGISYDELNLVSPEAIREVHTQYIQAGANVIETNTFSANAYKLSKFGLESKTAEINRAGVRIAREAAAGASAYVIGAVGSIRSGRRINVSARELGLYFGQQIDALLEEGVDGILLETFFDLEEMEIAVKCIRERGNVPIISQFAVDQVGRTLDGYAITDAFSILKQEGVDVVGFNCHSGPQGIMSVIQQQLPVPLEIPLSVYPNAGLASFVDGKYVYRATPAYFGERAKDFAAVGVRLLGGCCGTTPEHIAEMAKALADFETQPLAETPKLSGESVSVIRHLNGKEERSAGRTGDPESPTLVDLVKQRHTLIVELDPPRDLDITKFMEGAAALKEAGVDAVTMADNSLAVARMSNMALGHLVQDRIGLRTLAHIACRDRNLIGTQSHMMGFDALGINHVLAVTGDPSRFGDLPDASSVYDLTSFQIIKMIKQLNEGIAFSGKPLKHKANFVVGAAFNPNVKHLDKAVQRLEKKIASGADYVMTQPVYDPELIKRIKEETAHLDIPIFIGIMPLASGKNAEYLHNEVPGIELPESIRARMSGLAGEQGRLEGVEIAKELLDAAMEHFNGIYLMTPFLFYEMSVALAKYVQEKSKERASYLFHS; encoded by the coding sequence ATGACGGATCTGCGCAAGGCATTAGAGAGCAAAGTATTAATAGGCGATGGGGCCATGGGAACCTATTTATCTCAATTAGGCCACCCCGTCGGAATTTCCTATGACGAACTGAATCTGGTCTCTCCGGAAGCCATCCGCGAGGTGCACACCCAATATATTCAGGCAGGAGCAAACGTCATTGAAACCAATACGTTTTCGGCGAATGCTTATAAATTGTCCAAATTCGGACTGGAGTCCAAAACGGCCGAAATCAACCGGGCAGGCGTGCGGATCGCCAGAGAAGCGGCCGCGGGTGCTTCGGCTTATGTCATCGGTGCGGTAGGTTCGATCCGCAGCGGCCGCCGGATCAATGTTTCGGCGCGGGAGCTGGGCTTGTATTTCGGACAGCAGATCGACGCGCTGCTGGAAGAAGGCGTGGACGGTATTTTGCTGGAAACCTTTTTTGACCTCGAGGAAATGGAAATTGCGGTTAAATGCATACGGGAACGCGGAAATGTTCCGATTATCTCGCAGTTTGCCGTCGATCAGGTGGGACGTACGCTGGACGGTTACGCGATTACGGATGCATTCAGCATTCTGAAGCAGGAAGGCGTTGATGTCGTCGGCTTTAACTGTCATTCCGGCCCTCAAGGCATCATGAGCGTCATTCAGCAGCAGCTGCCTGTGCCGCTTGAGATTCCTTTGTCCGTTTATCCGAACGCAGGTTTGGCCAGCTTTGTGGATGGGAAATATGTATACCGTGCAACGCCTGCTTATTTCGGCGAACGGGCGAAGGATTTTGCAGCGGTGGGAGTGCGGCTGCTCGGCGGCTGCTGCGGGACAACACCGGAGCACATCGCCGAGATGGCGAAAGCGCTGGCGGATTTTGAAACGCAGCCGCTGGCAGAGACGCCGAAGCTTTCCGGGGAATCGGTTTCCGTTATCCGCCACTTGAATGGTAAAGAAGAACGGTCGGCCGGCCGAACGGGAGATCCTGAGTCCCCTACTCTAGTGGACCTGGTTAAACAGCGTCATACCTTGATTGTGGAGCTGGATCCTCCCCGCGATTTGGATATCACCAAATTTATGGAGGGTGCAGCTGCATTGAAGGAAGCCGGCGTCGATGCAGTCACCATGGCGGACAACTCCCTCGCCGTAGCACGAATGAGCAACATGGCGCTGGGCCACCTGGTACAGGATAGGATCGGGCTGCGCACACTGGCGCATATCGCCTGCCGGGACCGGAATTTGATCGGAACCCAGTCGCATATGATGGGATTTGACGCCCTGGGCATCAACCATGTGCTTGCCGTTACGGGCGACCCTTCAAGGTTTGGCGACCTGCCGGACGCCAGTTCGGTTTATGACCTTACCTCGTTCCAGATCATCAAGATGATCAAGCAGCTGAACGAGGGGATTGCTTTTTCGGGTAAACCTTTGAAACATAAGGCCAATTTTGTTGTAGGTGCTGCCTTTAATCCTAACGTCAAACATTTGGACAAGGCGGTTCAGCGTCTGGAGAAGAAAATTGCTTCGGGAGCCGATTACGTGATGACTCAGCCGGTCTATGATCCAGAACTAATCAAGAGAATCAAGGAAGAGACTGCGCATCTCGATATTCCGATCTTTATCGGCATTATGCCGCTGGCCAGCGGGAAAAATGCCGAATACCTGCACAATGAGGTGCCGGGCATTGAGCTGCCGGAGTCTATTCGGGCGCGGATGAGCGGTCTTGCAGGAGAGCAGGGCAGACTTGAGGGAGTCGAAATTGCCAAGGAGCTGCTGGATGCTGCTATGGAGCATTTTAACGGAATCTATCTGATGACTCCATTTTTGTTCTACGAAATGAGCGTCGCTTTGGCAAAATATGTGCAGGAGAAGTCGAAAGAGCGCGCGTCCTACTTGTTTCACTCTTGA
- the dapF gene encoding diaminopimelate epimerase — protein sequence MEFTKMHGLGNDFLVFYGMDQLPQGAAELAVKYCDRHFGVGADGLVFILPSERADFRMVIINSDGTEAEQCGNAIRCAAKYVYDNGHINRTDITIETLGAGVQPVTLTVENGKVKTVKVDMGAPILEGRLIPTTLDGSEVIDRPVEVEGETFRFTGVSMGNPHAVIYVDDAPAYDLHTWGPKLETHPLFPRKTNVEFATVTGPERIEMRVWERGAGPTLACGTGACATLVSSVLNGLIGRSAWVGLAGGDLFIEWNEANNHVYMTGPAETVYRGELSV from the coding sequence ATGGAATTTACGAAAATGCACGGACTTGGCAACGACTTTCTCGTTTTTTACGGGATGGATCAGCTTCCGCAGGGGGCAGCCGAGCTTGCCGTTAAATATTGTGACAGACATTTTGGCGTCGGGGCTGACGGGCTGGTGTTCATTCTTCCGTCTGAACGTGCGGACTTCCGGATGGTAATCATTAACTCGGACGGCACCGAAGCAGAGCAGTGCGGCAACGCCATCCGCTGCGCGGCCAAATACGTTTATGATAACGGGCATATAAACCGTACGGACATTACGATAGAAACGCTGGGTGCCGGCGTGCAGCCGGTAACGCTCACCGTGGAGAACGGTAAAGTGAAGACGGTGAAAGTAGATATGGGCGCTCCGATTCTGGAGGGCCGGCTGATTCCAACGACGCTGGACGGCAGCGAGGTCATTGACCGGCCTGTGGAGGTAGAGGGCGAAACGTTCCGGTTTACCGGCGTTTCCATGGGAAATCCCCATGCGGTGATCTATGTGGACGACGCTCCCGCGTATGATCTTCATACCTGGGGACCGAAGCTGGAAACCCATCCGCTATTTCCGCGGAAAACGAATGTGGAATTCGCGACCGTTACCGGTCCGGAGCGCATCGAAATGCGCGTCTGGGAACGCGGCGCCGGCCCGACACTCGCCTGCGGCACCGGTGCCTGTGCGACACTGGTGTCGTCCGTGCTGAACGGGCTGATAGGGCGCAGCGCCTGGGTTGGCCTCGCCGGAGGCGACCTGTTTATCGAGTGGAATGAGGCGAACAATCACGTTTATATGACAGGGCCGGCGGAGACGGTTTACAGAGGCGAGCTGTCTGTTTAA
- a CDS encoding calcium-translocating P-type ATPase, SERCA-type translates to MEQNSWHRLEPKELLEWFQVKRDQGLSPEEADKWRETAGWNELKEAKKVSPLLLFLNQFKDFMMLVLMGATLISGLLGEYLDAITIVAIIVLNGFLGFIQEFRAERSLRALKQLSAPSAVVLRGGKEIVIPAREIVPGDIVMLESGDRIPADIRWLETTGCDVEESALTGESHPVGKFPKAIPDEDVPLGDQKNIGFMGTMVTRGSGKGIVIRTGMDTEMGKIADLIQNTESQETPLQRRLEQLGKILIVLALALTVVVVLAGILHGQPPGNMFFAGVSLAVAAIPEGLPAIVTIALALGVQRMIKRKAIVRKLPSVETLGCASVICSDKTGTLTQNKMTVTKVWADGREFKVTGEGYEPRGDIWDGGRPVDLRKEQGLQRILQISALCNNAEIIETTEEETPNRKRSGSEEKESRWVLKGDPTEGALMALASKMDHSPAALSAYTKETEFPFDAKRKRMSVLVSHQGGRLLFVKGAPDMLLDRCSHILWDGKVVPLTGTLRQKVGAANESMARGALRVLGLAYREVRPHDQVKDEDSAESQLIFAGLTGMIDPPRREARDAIAVCRKAGIKTVMITGDHGLTAEAIAHELGIIPRGGRVMSGQQLGALSDDELDKVSDEVYVYSRVSPEHKLRIVKSLQRRGHVVAMTGDGVNDAPAIKAADIGIAMGITGTDVSKEASSLILSDDNFSTIVSAIEEGRNIYENIRKFIRYLLASNVGEILTMFFAMLAGLPLPLLPIQILWVNLVTDGLPAMALGVDQPEKDLMEHKPRGAKENIFARRLGWKIMSRGILIGVCTLGAFWLTLQISPDDPGQLMKAQSVAFVTLVMAQLIHVFDCRSSRSIFHRNMLQNKFLVFAVLSSVLMTLAVMYIEPLQPIFKTVPLGVREWAISFVAAGIPTFLMGAGSVWSSSRRRPAGTNGRPAAANSTNIRA, encoded by the coding sequence ATGGAACAAAATAGTTGGCACCGCCTTGAACCAAAAGAACTGCTGGAATGGTTTCAGGTGAAGCGGGATCAGGGGCTGTCCCCCGAGGAGGCGGACAAGTGGCGGGAGACGGCAGGCTGGAATGAGCTGAAGGAAGCCAAGAAGGTATCCCCGCTGCTGCTGTTTTTGAATCAATTTAAAGACTTCATGATGCTGGTGCTGATGGGAGCTACTCTCATCTCGGGCCTGCTCGGCGAATATCTGGATGCGATTACCATTGTGGCGATTATTGTGCTGAATGGATTTTTGGGATTTATTCAGGAGTTCCGGGCGGAACGGTCCCTGCGGGCGCTTAAGCAGCTGTCGGCTCCAAGTGCAGTAGTGCTGCGCGGGGGCAAGGAAATCGTCATTCCTGCCAGGGAAATCGTTCCGGGGGATATTGTGATGCTGGAGAGCGGCGACCGGATTCCGGCTGATATTCGCTGGCTGGAGACGACCGGCTGCGATGTAGAGGAATCCGCTCTGACGGGTGAATCCCATCCGGTGGGCAAATTCCCTAAAGCTATTCCTGACGAAGATGTGCCGCTGGGCGACCAGAAGAACATCGGCTTTATGGGTACGATGGTCACCCGCGGAAGCGGCAAAGGGATTGTCATCCGCACCGGCATGGATACGGAAATGGGCAAAATCGCCGATCTGATTCAAAATACGGAGAGCCAGGAGACGCCGCTGCAGCGGAGACTGGAGCAGCTTGGGAAGATCCTGATCGTTTTGGCGCTGGCTTTGACGGTGGTCGTCGTATTGGCCGGTATTTTGCATGGACAGCCTCCGGGCAATATGTTCTTCGCCGGTGTCAGTCTGGCCGTAGCCGCTATTCCGGAAGGACTTCCGGCTATTGTTACCATTGCGCTGGCGCTTGGCGTTCAGCGGATGATCAAACGCAAGGCGATCGTGCGCAAGCTGCCGTCCGTCGAGACTTTAGGCTGCGCATCGGTTATTTGCTCGGACAAGACGGGAACGCTGACCCAGAATAAAATGACGGTAACCAAAGTCTGGGCCGATGGCCGGGAATTTAAAGTCACAGGCGAGGGCTATGAACCTCGCGGCGATATTTGGGATGGAGGACGCCCCGTCGATTTGCGCAAGGAGCAGGGACTGCAGCGTATCCTGCAGATCAGCGCCTTGTGTAACAATGCTGAAATTATAGAAACTACCGAGGAAGAAACGCCGAACCGCAAACGTTCGGGAAGTGAAGAGAAGGAATCCAGATGGGTGCTGAAGGGGGATCCGACTGAAGGAGCGCTTATGGCTTTGGCTTCGAAAATGGATCATTCCCCTGCCGCGCTGTCTGCGTATACCAAAGAAACGGAATTTCCGTTTGACGCCAAACGCAAACGGATGTCGGTCCTGGTTTCTCATCAAGGCGGACGCCTGCTGTTTGTAAAAGGCGCTCCGGATATGCTGCTGGACCGCTGCTCCCATATTTTGTGGGACGGTAAGGTTGTTCCGCTTACCGGCACGCTGCGTCAAAAGGTTGGCGCTGCCAATGAATCGATGGCGCGGGGAGCGCTGCGCGTCCTGGGCCTGGCTTATCGCGAGGTACGGCCGCATGATCAGGTAAAAGATGAAGATTCCGCCGAGTCCCAGCTGATCTTTGCCGGGCTGACCGGCATGATTGACCCGCCGCGCCGCGAAGCGCGCGATGCGATTGCCGTCTGCCGCAAGGCCGGCATCAAAACCGTCATGATTACCGGCGACCACGGTCTTACAGCGGAAGCGATCGCCCATGAGCTGGGCATTATCCCCCGCGGCGGCCGGGTGATGAGCGGCCAGCAGCTGGGGGCGTTAAGCGACGATGAGCTGGATAAAGTCAGCGACGAGGTTTACGTATATTCCCGTGTGTCTCCGGAACACAAGCTGCGCATCGTCAAGTCTTTGCAGCGCAGAGGGCATGTCGTGGCCATGACCGGCGACGGCGTCAATGACGCTCCTGCGATTAAAGCGGCTGACATCGGCATCGCGATGGGCATCACCGGTACCGACGTCTCCAAGGAAGCCTCTTCGCTGATCTTGAGCGACGACAACTTCTCTACCATCGTGTCCGCCATCGAAGAGGGCCGTAATATTTATGAAAATATCCGCAAATTCATCCGTTATCTGCTGGCCTCCAATGTCGGCGAAATCTTGACGATGTTTTTTGCCATGCTGGCAGGCCTGCCGCTGCCGCTGCTGCCGATTCAGATTCTGTGGGTCAATCTGGTGACCGATGGACTGCCGGCTATGGCGCTTGGCGTCGACCAGCCGGAGAAGGATCTGATGGAGCACAAGCCGCGCGGGGCCAAGGAAAATATTTTCGCCCGCCGTCTAGGCTGGAAAATCATGAGCCGGGGTATTTTGATCGGCGTTTGTACGCTGGGCGCTTTCTGGCTGACGCTGCAAATTTCGCCGGATGATCCAGGGCAGCTTATGAAGGCGCAGTCCGTTGCTTTTGTTACGCTGGTGATGGCTCAGCTGATTCACGTGTTTGACTGCCGCAGCTCCCGTTCGATCTTCCATCGCAATATGCTGCAGAACAAGTTTCTGGTGTTTGCGGTCTTGTCTTCGGTTCTTATGACACTGGCCGTGATGTACATCGAACCGCTCCAGCCGATCTTCAAGACGGTTCCGCTTGGCGTCCGCGAATGGGCTATCTCCTTTGTGGCGGCTGGCATACCGACCTTCCTGATGGGCGCCGGAAGCGTCTGGTCCAGCAGCCGCCGCCGTCCTGCAGGCACAAACGGCCGTCCAGCAGCGGCGAATAGTACAAATATTCGTGCATAA
- a CDS encoding Rqc2 family fibronectin-binding protein, with protein sequence MALDGIVTRAIVHELQACIGARINKIHQPSDNDIVMHLRTRSGNQRLLLSANPTYPRVHFTEASFLNPQEAPMFCMLLRKHCEGGVIEQVSQVGMERIIHLDLKQRDELGDTSRKRIIIELMGRHSNIILVDPATGTQLDGIHHVTPSISSYRVVMPGFAYTEPPQQNKRNPLETDKPQFLEHLQSAAEPAEPQWLVETFSGLSPLLGQELLNRAALERQSQAAGATGAAEGTQAEEAFEQSLWSVFSEMMEQIRGGRFQPTSGENAKGKSIFSAVDLTIVKPETKRSYETISVCMEDYYGDKAERDTVKQKVSDLLRFLQNERSKNIKKLSNLQKDLDDAEDAEKYKIWGELLLPSLYLITKGQTEVELVNYYDEEQRMIRVPLDPLLTPSENAQRYFKKYNKFKNSLAVIDEQLKKTHEEIAYMDELLQQLSFASMNDIEEIREELTSQGYLRDRGRKNGKKKKKDNRPTLHVYTSSEGIEMVVGKNNLQNEYITNRLGTPNDTWLHTKDIPGSHVLIRAHSFSDATLEEAAQLAAYFSQAKESSSVPVDCTLIRHVRKPSGAKPGFVIYDHQRTLFVTPDEQLVKSLPSAIK encoded by the coding sequence ATGGCACTTGACGGCATTGTAACCCGCGCTATCGTACATGAGCTTCAGGCCTGCATCGGCGCTCGCATTAATAAAATTCATCAGCCATCGGATAACGATATTGTCATGCATTTAAGAACGCGCAGCGGCAATCAGCGGTTGCTGCTTTCGGCCAACCCAACCTACCCGCGGGTGCACTTCACCGAAGCTTCATTTCTCAATCCGCAGGAGGCCCCGATGTTCTGCATGCTGCTGCGCAAACACTGCGAAGGCGGCGTGATCGAACAGGTCAGCCAGGTCGGCATGGAACGGATCATCCACCTGGATCTCAAACAAAGGGACGAGCTTGGCGACACCTCGCGAAAGAGAATCATCATTGAGCTGATGGGCAGACACAGCAACATTATTCTCGTCGATCCCGCTACAGGCACGCAGCTGGACGGCATTCATCACGTCACTCCGTCGATCAGCAGCTACCGCGTGGTCATGCCCGGCTTCGCTTATACCGAGCCGCCCCAGCAGAACAAACGGAATCCGCTTGAAACGGACAAACCGCAATTTCTGGAGCATCTTCAGAGCGCGGCTGAACCTGCGGAGCCTCAGTGGCTGGTTGAAACATTCAGCGGCTTAAGCCCGCTGCTCGGCCAGGAGCTGCTTAACCGGGCCGCGCTTGAGCGCCAGAGCCAGGCTGCAGGAGCTACAGGTGCTGCAGAAGGAACCCAAGCCGAGGAAGCGTTTGAGCAGAGCCTGTGGAGCGTTTTTTCAGAGATGATGGAACAGATTCGCGGCGGCCGCTTTCAGCCGACTTCGGGGGAGAACGCCAAAGGAAAAAGCATTTTCTCAGCCGTTGATCTGACGATCGTCAAACCGGAAACCAAACGCAGCTATGAGACAATTAGCGTCTGTATGGAAGATTATTACGGAGACAAAGCCGAACGGGATACGGTCAAGCAAAAGGTCAGCGATCTGCTGCGTTTCCTGCAGAACGAGCGGAGCAAAAACATCAAAAAGCTGTCCAATCTGCAGAAGGATCTGGATGACGCCGAAGATGCGGAGAAATACAAAATTTGGGGCGAGCTGCTGCTGCCTTCGCTGTATTTGATTACCAAAGGCCAAACCGAGGTCGAGCTCGTCAATTATTACGATGAAGAACAGCGAATGATCCGGGTTCCGCTCGATCCGCTACTGACTCCTTCGGAGAACGCGCAGCGTTATTTTAAGAAGTACAACAAATTCAAGAACAGTCTCGCCGTTATCGACGAGCAGCTCAAGAAAACCCATGAGGAAATCGCTTATATGGACGAACTGCTGCAGCAGCTGTCTTTTGCCAGTATGAACGATATTGAGGAAATTCGCGAGGAGCTGACTTCCCAAGGTTATTTGCGTGATCGCGGTCGGAAGAACGGGAAGAAGAAGAAAAAGGACAATCGTCCAACCCTGCATGTCTACACTTCTTCCGAAGGCATCGAGATGGTCGTCGGCAAAAACAATCTGCAGAACGAATACATCACCAACCGGCTTGGCACGCCTAATGATACCTGGCTGCATACGAAGGACATTCCGGGCTCACACGTATTGATCCGCGCGCATTCCTTCTCCGACGCCACTCTGGAGGAAGCCGCGCAGCTTGCCGCTTATTTCAGCCAGGCCAAGGAATCGAGCAGCGTTCCGGTCGACTGCACGCTGATCCGGCATGTAAGAAAGCCAAGCGGCGCCAAACCCGGATTTGTTATCTATGATCATCAGCGAACGCTGTTCGTTACGCCTGATGAACAGCTCGTCAAGTCTCTTCCGAGCGCAATTAAATAA